One Sphingobacteriales bacterium DNA segment encodes these proteins:
- a CDS encoding gliding motility-associated C-terminal domain-containing protein, whose protein sequence is MPTVAGTYTAIAKANCDSQPITFTLTEIPLPEAAIILSQPTICVGETATITADGISPTATYNWDAGSLGVFTGTGPHDLTPNNVGNYPISLTVTDNGCTAKANLSLDAGTVSIKTIADTSIYKGESLELITEATGAGLSFSWDDPLGFILDLFAQSPTIKPTQSGNYIVTATDENGCEATDEVFVTVLPPNDVIVPNAFSPNNDGTNDIFTVKGANIASVDMVVYDRWGILVFDMTNLLPGDGWNGQHNNKICEVGTYVFHAKVTYIDGKTKDVNGNITLLR, encoded by the coding sequence GTGCCAACCGTAGCCGGCACTTATACCGCTATTGCCAAAGCCAACTGCGACAGCCAACCAATTACCTTCACTTTAACCGAAATACCGCTGCCGGAGGCTGCCATAATCTTGTCGCAACCAACGATTTGTGTAGGCGAAACGGCTACTATTACCGCCGACGGCATCAGCCCGACCGCCACTTATAATTGGGATGCAGGTAGTTTAGGCGTTTTTACAGGCACAGGCCCTCACGATCTTACGCCTAATAACGTTGGAAACTACCCCATTAGTCTAACCGTTACTGATAATGGTTGTACGGCAAAAGCTAATTTGAGCTTAGATGCTGGTACCGTTAGTATTAAAACCATTGCCGATACCAGTATTTACAAAGGCGAAAGCTTGGAATTGATAACTGAGGCAACTGGTGCTGGTTTAAGTTTTAGTTGGGATGACCCACTTGGATTTATTTTAGATTTATTTGCACAAAGTCCAACCATTAAGCCTACACAATCGGGCAATTATATAGTTACGGCGACTGACGAAAACGGCTGCGAAGCCACAGATGAAGTTTTTGTAACTGTATTACCACCCAACGATGTAATTGTTCCGAATGCTTTTAGCCCCAATAATGATGGCACAAACGATATATTCACTGTTAAAGGTGCTAATATTGCCAGTGTTGATATGGTTGTTTACGACCGCTGGGGTATTTTAGTGTTTGATATGACCAATTTATTACCCGGCGATGGTTGGAATGGCCAGCATAACAATAAAATTTGTGAAGTAGGTACTTATGTGTTTCATGCAAAAGTTACCTATATTGATGGTAAAACGAAAGATGTGAACGGCAATATTACCTTATTGCGTTAG
- a CDS encoding endonuclease MutS2, whose amino-acid sequence MNTTVDLYPKELYQKLEFDKILSLLSGKCLSPLGKAEVEKIQILTDTNEIQKRLLQTNELKQLLFNEEQPFPIEYYFDLNEELKLIQIENAVLNEQQAFRVYKACVGIMALMHYFGKEGSEKREKYPNLAQLLKNVEVPNHLLNDFKNILTDEGRVRNDASPGLISIRKNMNACYQNIDRKFVALLAEFKNNGWLKDPYETIRNGRRVVAVAVENKRKIRGIVHDESGTGNTLFIEPDETLHMNNELVELQLAEKREIYRILQTLTAKIRPHAEQIKRHQRLMAHLDFIRAKAMLAWDINAHMPRISEDKSVELFAACHPLLLLRNKAQGKKTIPLNLHFSLAERILVVSGPNAGGKSVLLKTVGLLQLMFQAGLLVPVADNSIMSVFSNFFVDIGDEQSIENDLSTYSSHLRNMRYFTEFANNKTLLLIDEFGAGTDPMLGGAIAEAILEHLIRKFCYGIITTHYANLKVFASKSNGVFNGSMAFDFRTLSPLYRLEIGRPGSSYAFELAQKSQLNTAIINTAKTKVDTNYKEFDELLNSLRAEKQQAVEREQAAAEKEARYEALLTEYNALFNDLDKRKKKILLETEQQALEQLTVTNRKFEQLMRELKENNAEKQTIRKIKTEIEQDKSRMNETIEYLKDDIYYRDSTAPVSVNCFARLRTGTEIGQVVELRKDLAVVEFGSLRTKIKARELIVVEAAPPKKQSGIRIENTLYARSEFNGNIDVRGMRRDEALELVESLIDKALLYNVHELKIIHGLGTGILRQSIREIARKYSAVKSISDEEPQYGGSGVSVIELG is encoded by the coding sequence ATGAACACAACTGTTGATTTATACCCCAAAGAATTATACCAAAAATTAGAATTTGATAAAATATTATCCCTTTTATCCGGAAAATGTTTAAGCCCCTTGGGCAAAGCTGAAGTCGAAAAAATACAAATATTAACCGATACAAACGAAATTCAAAAACGACTTTTACAAACCAATGAATTAAAACAATTACTCTTCAACGAAGAACAACCGTTTCCGATAGAGTATTATTTTGACCTCAACGAAGAATTAAAATTAATACAAATAGAAAATGCTGTTTTAAATGAACAACAAGCGTTTAGGGTGTATAAAGCTTGCGTGGGCATAATGGCATTGATGCATTATTTTGGCAAAGAAGGCAGCGAAAAACGCGAAAAATACCCCAATTTGGCACAATTACTTAAAAATGTTGAAGTACCAAACCATTTGCTCAATGATTTTAAGAATATTTTAACTGACGAGGGGCGTGTTAGAAACGATGCCTCGCCGGGTTTAATTAGTATCCGGAAAAACATGAACGCCTGCTATCAAAACATTGACAGAAAATTTGTAGCCCTTTTAGCCGAATTTAAAAACAATGGCTGGCTTAAAGACCCCTACGAAACCATTCGCAATGGCCGCCGGGTAGTAGCTGTAGCCGTTGAAAACAAGCGCAAAATTCGCGGTATAGTTCACGACGAGTCGGGTACAGGTAATACCTTGTTTATTGAACCCGATGAAACCCTGCACATGAACAATGAATTAGTAGAGTTACAACTGGCCGAAAAACGCGAAATTTACCGGATTTTACAAACGTTAACCGCCAAAATACGACCGCACGCCGAACAAATAAAACGACACCAACGCTTAATGGCGCACCTCGATTTTATACGTGCCAAAGCTATGCTTGCCTGGGACATTAACGCCCACATGCCCCGCATTTCGGAAGATAAAAGTGTAGAACTTTTTGCCGCCTGCCACCCGCTTTTGCTGTTGCGCAACAAAGCCCAAGGCAAAAAAACTATTCCGCTAAACTTACATTTTTCGTTGGCCGAACGCATTTTGGTTGTCAGCGGCCCTAATGCGGGTGGTAAATCGGTGTTGTTAAAAACAGTGGGTTTACTGCAATTAATGTTTCAGGCAGGGTTACTGGTGCCGGTTGCCGATAATTCAATCATGTCTGTCTTTAGTAATTTTTTTGTGGATATTGGCGATGAACAATCTATTGAAAACGACCTAAGCACCTATAGCTCGCACCTGCGCAATATGCGCTATTTCACCGAATTTGCTAACAACAAAACCTTATTGCTAATTGACGAGTTTGGTGCCGGAACTGACCCTATGTTGGGCGGTGCTATTGCCGAGGCTATCCTCGAACACCTAATCCGGAAATTTTGCTACGGCATTATTACTACGCACTATGCTAATTTGAAGGTTTTCGCCAGCAAATCAAACGGGGTGTTTAACGGCAGTATGGCTTTCGATTTTCGCACCCTATCGCCTTTGTATCGCTTAGAAATTGGCCGACCAGGCAGCAGCTATGCCTTTGAATTGGCACAAAAAAGCCAGCTAAATACAGCTATTATAAATACTGCCAAAACTAAGGTTGATACCAATTACAAAGAGTTTGACGAACTGCTTAACTCGCTGCGTGCCGAAAAGCAACAGGCTGTAGAACGCGAACAAGCTGCCGCCGAAAAAGAAGCTCGCTACGAAGCACTTTTAACCGAATACAATGCCTTGTTTAACGATTTAGATAAAAGAAAAAAGAAAATTCTGTTAGAAACGGAACAGCAAGCCTTGGAACAATTGACGGTAACCAACCGGAAATTTGAACAATTAATGCGCGAATTGAAAGAGAATAACGCCGAAAAACAAACTATCCGGAAAATTAAAACTGAAATTGAACAAGATAAATCCCGGATGAACGAAACCATAGAATACCTTAAAGACGATATTTATTACCGCGATAGTACAGCACCTGTTTCCGTAAACTGTTTTGCACGATTGCGCACCGGCACCGAAATTGGCCAAGTGGTTGAGCTTCGTAAAGACTTGGCTGTTGTTGAGTTCGGTAGTCTTAGAACCAAAATTAAGGCAAGAGAACTAATAGTTGTTGAAGCAGCTCCACCTAAAAAACAATCCGGAATTAGAATTGAAAACACCCTTTATGCTCGCAGCGAGTTTAATGGCAATATAGATGTGCGCGGTATGCGCCGAGACGAAGCCCTTGAACTGGTAGAAAGCCTAATTGATAAAGCTTTGTTGTATAATGTTCACGAACTGAAAATTATTCATGGCTTGGGCACGGGTATCTTGAGGCAATCTATCCGTGAAATTGCCCGTAAATACAGTGCGGTCAAGTCTATCAGCGACGAAGAACCGCAATATGGTGGCTCGGGGGTAAGTGTGATAGAATTAGGATAA
- a CDS encoding DUF721 domain-containing protein has product MSNERTLKEIFGQIIKNHGATHQLKAAQIKANWQKIVGRIIAIHTTKLQLKDTTLYIEVDSAPIRNELYMQREHLCQLINQELGENYVEKIVLN; this is encoded by the coding sequence ATGTCGAACGAGCGCACCTTAAAAGAAATTTTTGGCCAAATTATTAAAAATCACGGAGCAACCCATCAATTAAAAGCTGCCCAAATTAAAGCAAACTGGCAAAAAATTGTAGGACGCATAATTGCCATTCATACCACAAAATTGCAGTTAAAGGATACTACTTTGTATATTGAAGTTGATAGCGCACCCATCCGGAATGAATTGTACATGCAGCGCGAGCACCTCTGCCAACTTATAAATCAGGAATTAGGCGAAAACTACGTCGAAAAAATTGTATTAAATTAA
- the purH gene encoding bifunctional phosphoribosylaminoimidazolecarboxamide formyltransferase/IMP cyclohydrolase codes for MAAHLLQIKRALLSVSDKTNLIPLAQTLYRQGCEIISTGGTGKTLQAANIPYTDISQITGNPEAFGGRMKTISFAIGSALLFDRHRDAAEAAQLNITPIDLVVCNLYPFEKQHQAGADFDILIENIDIGGPTMVRAAAKNFKYVAVLTKPSDYQAIILELQENNGALSYQTRFNLMRSAFNHTADYDSAIATVFDAQANQPSLRLAFDEAKPLRYGENSHQPATFFRMRNAISSLADMKILHGKEISYNNLLDIQAAITAIRFLPTQLPACSVVKHNNPCGLAQAATPPQALELAWQGDPVSAFGGIIGFNCTVNLATAQFFALDHPNRSQRKFIEVVVAPNFTPEAIQYLQQHKDLRLVAYPHINQIATTPDYRFVEGGLLQQTPDTQFFTELKIVTNLQNSTNNANDYQLIQFGINAVTHLKSNAIAIVRRTSTGLQLLGMGAGQPNRLVATKLALDKCRQNLIYELTVSSEKTTNDSTAFVDAQLNDTVLVSDAFFPFPDNVELAASHHIKTIVQPGGSIRDQAVIEKCNELGITMLFSGIRHFKH; via the coding sequence ATGGCAGCCCACCTACTACAAATAAAACGCGCCTTATTAAGCGTATCCGACAAAACAAATTTAATACCCTTAGCGCAAACCTTATACCGGCAAGGCTGCGAAATAATTTCAACGGGCGGCACCGGCAAAACCTTGCAAGCCGCCAATATACCCTATACCGATATTAGCCAAATTACCGGCAACCCCGAAGCATTTGGTGGCCGAATGAAAACCATATCTTTTGCCATCGGCTCGGCCTTGCTATTCGACCGCCACCGCGATGCTGCCGAAGCTGCCCAACTCAATATTACACCTATTGATTTGGTGGTTTGTAATTTATACCCTTTTGAAAAACAACACCAGGCCGGCGCTGATTTTGACATTTTAATCGAAAATATTGATATCGGAGGACCAACAATGGTACGTGCAGCCGCTAAAAACTTTAAATATGTGGCCGTACTTACTAAACCCAGCGATTACCAAGCTATAATTTTAGAACTACAGGAAAACAATGGTGCACTTAGTTACCAAACCCGTTTTAACCTGATGCGAAGCGCGTTTAATCATACCGCCGACTACGACTCGGCTATTGCAACCGTTTTTGATGCCCAAGCCAACCAACCCAGCTTGCGTTTGGCTTTTGACGAGGCTAAACCCTTGCGTTACGGAGAGAATAGCCACCAGCCAGCTACTTTTTTCCGGATGCGCAACGCAATATCCTCGCTCGCCGATATGAAAATATTGCACGGCAAAGAAATATCATACAACAACCTGTTAGATATACAAGCCGCTATAACTGCTATTCGATTTTTACCCACCCAGTTGCCTGCCTGCTCGGTTGTAAAACACAATAACCCCTGCGGTTTAGCACAGGCAGCTACCCCCCCGCAGGCTCTGGAACTGGCTTGGCAAGGCGACCCAGTATCGGCATTTGGCGGTATTATTGGCTTTAATTGTACTGTCAATTTGGCAACAGCCCAATTTTTTGCCCTCGACCATCCAAACCGCAGCCAACGAAAATTTATTGAAGTGGTGGTAGCACCTAATTTTACCCCCGAGGCAATTCAATATTTACAACAACACAAAGATCTTCGCTTAGTAGCTTACCCACATATAAACCAAATCGCTACAACCCCCGATTACCGATTTGTTGAAGGCGGTCTGTTACAACAAACGCCCGATACTCAATTTTTTACCGAGCTAAAAATAGTTACCAACCTCCAAAACTCAACCAATAATGCCAACGACTACCAACTAATTCAATTTGGTATTAATGCAGTAACGCATTTAAAATCAAATGCCATTGCCATTGTACGCCGCACCTCAACAGGGCTTCAATTGTTGGGTATGGGCGCTGGCCAACCTAACCGTTTAGTTGCTACCAAATTAGCCCTTGATAAATGTAGGCAAAACCTGATTTACGAGCTAACTGTTTCAAGTGAAAAGACGACAAATGATAGTACAGCCTTTGTAGATGCCCAATTAAATGATACTGTTTTAGTTTCTGATGCATTTTTCCCTTTTCCGGATAATGTTGAATTGGCAGCAAGCCATCATATTAAAACCATTGTGCAGCCCGGCGGCTCTATTCGCGACCAAGCCGTCATTGAAAAATGTAACGAGCTGGGAATTACTATGTTGTTTAGTGGAATTAGGCACTTTAAGCATTAA
- a CDS encoding MFS transporter produces the protein MLSIQKKLTNSFYTLLSFPATAMGFALSVQISALSWIMSTQYHLEIDQVGYIWLAGPLAGIIGQLGVGKISDSTWFMGSRRRPYIIAGSIMAALMLWFLPNLQFFGGGSLLITALIVALTLDLAINVSFNPTRSLIADVTPPGEKRTKGFTIMQTVSGFFGVLAYFIGAVWGKYNLIYVGIILVLIFSIVPVLFIKEPKYLSTEEPNSNLNPDNLLTTTKANQTELVKIYAAHGFTWLGIQTMFVFTYAYIEQYITNGNKDASGRTIDIAFLILNSVAFLLPNLVFLPISKKIGRIKTHNICIAVMALAYAFIWFFGQSATTLYAGMLIAGIGWGATVSLPFAIVTEKINPNQTGWYMGIFNLSVVIPQILVSAFFGKLLKNFGDMHLVYAIATLSLAVSAALWLTIKRDKPLLA, from the coding sequence ATGTTAAGCATCCAAAAAAAACTTACAAACTCATTTTATACCCTGCTAAGTTTCCCTGCCACTGCAATGGGTTTTGCGCTTAGCGTGCAAATTTCGGCACTAAGCTGGATAATGTCCACGCAATACCATTTAGAAATTGACCAAGTAGGCTATATATGGCTGGCAGGGCCATTGGCCGGAATTATTGGTCAGCTGGGTGTGGGCAAAATTAGCGACAGCACCTGGTTTATGGGCAGCCGTCGCCGACCCTATATTATTGCCGGCAGTATTATGGCTGCTTTAATGTTGTGGTTTTTGCCAAATTTGCAGTTTTTTGGTGGCGGCAGCTTATTAATAACAGCCTTAATTGTAGCCCTAACCTTAGATTTAGCCATTAATGTAAGCTTTAATCCCACCCGCTCGCTAATTGCCGATGTTACCCCACCGGGCGAAAAACGCACCAAAGGTTTTACTATTATGCAAACAGTTTCGGGCTTTTTTGGCGTTTTGGCTTATTTTATTGGCGCAGTATGGGGCAAATACAACCTTATTTATGTGGGAATAATATTAGTGCTGATTTTTTCAATCGTGCCCGTTTTGTTTATTAAAGAGCCTAAATACCTAAGCACTGAAGAACCAAACAGCAACCTTAATCCGGATAATTTATTGACAACAACCAAAGCCAATCAGACCGAATTAGTAAAAATATATGCCGCACATGGTTTTACCTGGCTGGGTATTCAAACTATGTTTGTATTTACTTACGCCTATATTGAACAATATATAACCAATGGCAACAAAGATGCATCGGGGCGCACTATTGATATAGCCTTTTTAATACTTAACTCAGTTGCTTTTTTACTGCCCAATTTAGTGTTTTTACCTATCAGCAAAAAAATAGGTCGTATAAAAACGCACAATATTTGTATTGCCGTAATGGCATTAGCCTATGCATTTATTTGGTTTTTCGGGCAGAGTGCAACCACTTTATATGCCGGAATGTTAATAGCTGGCATAGGCTGGGGCGCAACAGTAAGTTTGCCGTTTGCAATTGTTACCGAAAAAATTAATCCCAACCAAACCGGATGGTATATGGGCATTTTTAATTTATCGGTTGTTATTCCACAAATATTGGTAAGTGCATTTTTTGGAAAACTCCTAAAAAACTTTGGCGATATGCACTTGGTTTACGCTATTGCAACCCTATCGTTAGCTGTTTCGGCGGCATTATGGCTTACTATTAAACGAGACAAACCATTGTTAGCGTAG
- a CDS encoding GHKL domain-containing protein — protein sequence MRHQIVLLLVATCLLVGAAGIYTVWLNKKIEPAQLTQSLSNYFDRAESLFNGICADSSLIGRLATRTFTEADNERLKNVNLSLLVYPAEGVSYWNNRHLIIPDAIIYGNPEPKMLTLLNDGLYLLFRCDIANPNPDLPPSTLFGGLLLQNHYLKTNQYLVNKTNNTIPNINGFSFSVFTADSLNANLPNAWASLKIDKQFLLINLNETEKTAATLTLPWWWMTIVTLGFLVLLLVIWRISNYIKNASGFLLGFLSLGLMFVLLFRWIFLKYFNLFAQLSPKLLEKHLACCWAGLFAILTLYIYVNREDFIKWTTKHTAIHKWLKPLVMFCLVIFSFFASGYLSYVINKENIYFAQNLYGSFNVLVLLNFILLSLLIYSFALVTLWLLTMADGLKTTWHEKIIYTLIGGAFSFLLFFKYYSFVSLDYTFFGVTLAWLFLYVLSSPLFIQTKKPEMGIMRAIIFSSFISFFVTCVVWNNINYLENNNCEQFLSTVIREQDPLTESLFQSQAIKIIAEDNIIRNYFSNHFMLPRKELEDRIRKIYLNDYFNQYKINVYRIQNGINIDQQTEGQNLSYEEKLDKFAIPTQNTFLFQLINPKTGNYDYIAKLPVWGDEKMPEGEKLLGSLIIEMSKIQDAKSKVYPELLISDSLRNTKTADVYSYAIYRNGLLSTYDGSFPYEYKLSNQFLPITNNLNASSENKDNAHYINEKYYYNTLNYSHLITHQSASKTVIVTINQNVWLNFIVLFAYLFCGLGIFSMLHSFSSYLATTQPVAFKFSVFRDIISTINFRINTYLIGLLLLVLFVIGVFTLLYLFRNIENQHKTNLAKTRKDMVYALQRNIDNYNNETENPSSQQNDLISNAELQEENEEENFKDSTTDFLETESNYGNNTSLPQGLLNNPTALQRTLTELAAIHGHDINLYDTLGMLIQSSVPILFEEGLVSNRMQPEAYLEMKRNQRNQLTLNEKIGELNYLAAYLPIKNREGNAMAYAHLPYFEQNEALRTQKVNFFVAIVNFFVVLLVLSATIAIALARSITNPINMIRDKLDQLRLGQRNEKLIYNRKDEIGSLVDQYNRTIDLLEDSVQRLQDAERINAWQDFAKQVAHEIKNPLTPMKLSIQHLQKAIVEKRQDVNQLASRVTNTLIEQIDLLAHIASEFSSFAKMPAPINEKLNLNELLTTGLDVFEVNQTISLTKKLPDEPLTVYADRQQLLRVFNNLIKNAIQAIPNDRKGEVNILLETTENNEFALVSVNDNGVGIPEEQKEKVFLPNFTTKSSGMGIGLSMAKNMIQEAGGQIWLNSTMGIGSTFYVKLPLFKQGEPTQPKSSET from the coding sequence TTGAGGCATCAAATAGTATTATTGCTTGTTGCTACCTGCTTGTTGGTAGGGGCGGCTGGTATTTATACAGTTTGGCTAAACAAAAAAATTGAACCTGCCCAACTTACGCAGTCGTTAAGTAACTATTTCGACCGTGCCGAATCTTTGTTTAATGGTATTTGCGCCGACTCATCGCTTATTGGCCGATTAGCCACCCGTACTTTTACCGAAGCTGATAACGAAAGGCTAAAAAATGTCAATTTATCGTTGTTAGTTTACCCAGCCGAGGGCGTTTCGTATTGGAATAACCGCCATTTAATAATACCTGATGCCATTATTTATGGCAATCCGGAACCAAAAATGTTGACCTTATTGAACGATGGTCTTTATTTATTATTTAGATGCGATATTGCAAACCCTAATCCGGATTTACCCCCCTCGACTTTGTTTGGTGGCTTATTATTGCAAAATCATTATCTCAAAACAAATCAGTATTTAGTAAATAAAACAAACAATACGATACCAAATATAAATGGGTTTAGTTTTTCTGTATTTACTGCCGACAGCTTAAATGCAAACCTGCCAAATGCTTGGGCTTCACTTAAAATAGATAAGCAGTTTTTATTAATAAATTTAAATGAGACAGAAAAAACAGCTGCCACTTTAACGCTGCCTTGGTGGTGGATGACCATCGTAACTTTAGGGTTTTTGGTTTTGTTGCTGGTAATTTGGCGGATTTCAAATTACATAAAAAACGCCAGCGGATTTTTATTAGGGTTTTTATCTTTGGGTTTAATGTTTGTATTGCTGTTTCGATGGATATTTTTGAAATATTTCAATTTGTTTGCGCAACTCTCACCTAAATTATTAGAAAAACATTTGGCGTGTTGTTGGGCCGGATTATTTGCAATTTTAACTTTGTACATTTATGTCAATAGAGAGGATTTTATAAAATGGACAACCAAGCACACGGCAATACATAAATGGTTAAAACCATTGGTAATGTTTTGTTTAGTGATTTTTAGCTTTTTTGCCTCAGGTTATTTGAGTTATGTTATAAACAAAGAAAATATATATTTTGCCCAAAACTTATATGGTAGCTTTAATGTACTGGTACTGTTAAATTTTATATTGCTTTCTTTATTAATTTACTCGTTTGCCCTTGTTACACTGTGGTTGCTTACAATGGCAGATGGATTAAAAACAACATGGCACGAAAAAATAATATATACTTTGATAGGTGGCGCGTTCTCTTTTTTGTTGTTTTTTAAATACTATTCATTTGTTTCTTTAGATTATACTTTTTTTGGTGTAACGCTTGCTTGGTTGTTTTTATATGTATTGTCTTCGCCCTTGTTTATTCAAACAAAAAAGCCCGAAATGGGCATTATGCGGGCTATTATATTCTCAAGTTTTATTAGTTTTTTTGTTACTTGCGTTGTTTGGAATAATATTAATTATTTAGAAAACAACAATTGCGAGCAGTTTTTAAGCACGGTTATTCGAGAACAAGACCCCCTTACCGAATCGCTGTTTCAAAGCCAAGCTATTAAAATTATAGCCGAAGATAATATCATCCGGAACTATTTTAGCAATCATTTTATGTTGCCCCGCAAAGAGTTAGAAGACCGGATCCGGAAAATTTACCTTAATGACTATTTTAATCAATATAAAATTAATGTATATAGAATTCAAAACGGAATAAATATTGACCAACAAACCGAAGGGCAAAACCTGAGTTACGAAGAAAAATTAGATAAATTTGCCATCCCTACCCAAAATACGTTTCTTTTTCAGCTTATTAACCCCAAAACCGGCAACTACGACTATATTGCCAAACTGCCGGTTTGGGGCGATGAAAAAATGCCCGAAGGCGAAAAATTATTAGGCTCCCTAATCATAGAAATGTCTAAAATTCAGGATGCAAAATCAAAAGTTTATCCCGAACTACTTATTTCCGACTCCTTAAGAAATACCAAAACAGCAGACGTTTATAGCTATGCAATTTATAGAAATGGACTATTAAGCACCTACGACGGCTCGTTTCCTTATGAATACAAATTGAGCAATCAGTTTTTACCCATTACCAACAACCTCAATGCAAGTAGCGAAAACAAAGACAATGCACACTATATTAACGAAAAATATTACTACAATACCCTTAATTATTCGCACTTAATTACGCACCAATCGGCAAGCAAAACGGTAATAGTTACAATTAATCAAAATGTATGGCTTAACTTTATTGTATTATTTGCATATTTGTTTTGTGGGTTAGGTATCTTCAGTATGTTGCATTCGTTTTCAAGCTATTTGGCCACCACGCAGCCAGTTGCTTTTAAATTTAGCGTTTTTCGCGATATAATTTCCACTATTAACTTCCGGATAAATACTTATTTGATTGGCCTTTTATTATTAGTATTATTTGTAATTGGCGTATTTACCCTCCTATATCTTTTCCGGAATATCGAAAATCAGCACAAAACAAATTTAGCCAAAACACGCAAAGATATGGTTTATGCTTTGCAACGAAATATTGACAATTATAACAACGAAACCGAAAACCCATCGAGCCAGCAAAACGACCTGATAAGCAACGCAGAACTTCAAGAAGAAAATGAAGAAGAGAATTTTAAAGATTCGACAACCGATTTTTTGGAGACAGAATCAAATTATGGCAACAATACATCTTTACCGCAAGGATTATTAAATAACCCAACAGCCCTGCAACGTACTTTAACCGAGTTGGCCGCCATACATGGCCACGATATTAATTTATATGATACATTGGGCATGTTAATTCAAAGCTCTGTACCTATATTGTTTGAAGAAGGCCTGGTTTCTAACCGGATGCAACCCGAAGCCTACCTTGAAATGAAACGCAACCAGCGCAACCAACTTACCCTAAACGAAAAAATTGGCGAACTTAATTATTTGGCAGCCTACTTGCCCATAAAAAACCGCGAAGGTAATGCCATGGCTTATGCGCATTTACCCTATTTTGAACAAAACGAAGCCCTACGCACCCAAAAAGTCAATTTTTTTGTGGCCATCGTTAACTTTTTTGTTGTACTCTTGGTGCTTAGTGCTACCATAGCCATAGCCCTCGCCCGCTCCATTACTAATCCTATTAATATGATTCGAGATAAGTTAGACCAATTGCGCTTGGGGCAGCGCAACGAAAAACTAATTTATAACCGGAAAGATGAAATTGGCAGCTTAGTTGACCAATATAATCGTACCATTGATTTGTTGGAGGACAGCGTCCAACGTTTGCAAGATGCCGAACGTATAAATGCCTGGCAAGACTTTGCCAAACAGGTAGCCCACGAAATTAAAAACCCGCTAACCCCCATGAAACTAAGCATACAACACCTGCAAAAAGCTATTGTCGAAAAACGGCAAGATGTAAACCAACTTGCAAGCCGCGTAACAAATACTTTAATAGAGCAAATTGATTTACTTGCCCACATCGCCTCCGAGTTTTCGTCTTTTGCCAAAATGCCCGCACCAATTAACGAAAAACTTAACTTAAACGAGTTATTAACTACCGGATTAGATGTTTTTGAGGTTAACCAAACTATTTCACTAACCAAAAAACTTCCGGATGAGCCACTTACAGTTTATGCCGACAGACAACAACTGCTGCGTGTATTTAATAATTTGATAAAAAATGCAATACAGGCAATCCCTAACGACCGAAAAGGAGAGGTAAATATTTTATTGGAAACAACCGAAAATAACGAGTTTGCCCTCGTATCTGTAAATGATAATGGCGTAGGCATCCCCGAAGAGCAAAAAGAAAAAGTATTTTTACCAAATTTTACCACCAAAAGCTCGGGCATGGGTATTGGACTTTCTATGGCAAAAAATATGATACAAGAAGCAGGTGGGCAAATTTGGCTCAATTCAACCATGGGCATTGGCTCTACGTTTTACGTAAAATTGCCATTATTTAAACAAGGTGAACCAACCCAACCCAAATCATCAGAAACGTAA